A stretch of DNA from Juglans microcarpa x Juglans regia isolate MS1-56 chromosome 5D, Jm3101_v1.0, whole genome shotgun sequence:
AAGTATAAGGGTATGTAATGCATGGAATCTTACATTGCTTgtgaatgagaagtttttgttctttatgAAGTTTTAATGAAGttccaattatattattgactaaTTCTTTTAAAGTATAGATTATATAGTTTGAACCTTATATTGAAGTGTTACATGTTTAAATAGAAGTACTGGcataatattagtatagtatagaTGACTAATTAACATAAATACGTACTTATCCAAGATTGATCGAGTTAAAATAAGATCATGTAGAATATTAATGAGGGAGCTGATGATCTAcgtacctagctagctagttctCCTGGCCTCGCCTTGGTGGCGCTCTTAAAAGCTCGCTCCAAGTTAATTTAACGCTCATTAACTGAAAAGCTGCAGCTTACTATTTATTAATTCGAATAACCAAATAACCAGTAGTTCATTAATTCAAATCCATCCAGCTTATTTAATACGAAGCAGGGAGTAATGCTTCCGGTCTTTGGAGGTTAATTTTCTCCATCTTCTACGTACAAACATTAAGAGAAGTTAAATGTTgacataaagaagaaaaattccaAATGGGTCAAATAGTTTGTTTAATCAAAGGAGTACTGTAGCATATATACCTAACATCATCAATCCAACCCAAGTGAAAGGCTATGATAAATATATCGtccttttctcattttctttttgtaatttttttatatcggtctataatgtgatattatccattaattattaaattaattattattttttacaattgataaaattttggttgtgtattttttcccatattataaaaatataataattaaaagaatgatataaaaaaaaaagaaaaaaaaaaacaaagataatagGATGATGATTGATTTGTCGAGAAATTCATGTACTGCCTCCTGCGTAATATTAAAAGCTGTAATCCATCACTAAATTAGAACGAGTGGTCATCCATGAAATGTACGATGAATCTTTGCAGGCTCTGCCGCTGAAAATGTACGTGCAGATATGAatgtgtcatatatatatatatatatatatatatatatatcaatatgtgtTACTTTCtcactcatcttaatttatgcTACTTGAAAAATGGAATTTCACCAGGGACAGGCTTTACAAGGATGCAGTTATCATTTACAtcgctattatttatttttttgaaagtgCATGGCAAGAATTCTATAAAGGAAGAAATTTATAGGCTTAATTTGTATCATAAAATcgattttataagaaaaaattatatattttttataaacatatttaagattttattcataagtaatatatgattattttttaacatcttctCTCACATGcatgtcaatatttttttctagttcTTGTCACGAAGTAAATAGTGTGAGTGTCATTCGTCATCTAGCACACTCTGATatcatgaagaaatttatagatctaactcatctcataaaatcgattCTACAAGAGATAATTACACATTCTTATAAACATGCCTAAATCTTTGTACACaagtaatatgagattatttctcaataaatataatacattataaaatttaaataagatgCACAACCTCATATCCAACCAATTGtatgcgattttttttttttttttgaagcagAAAAGGATTCATTATCAAAATTATCAGAAAGCAAATAGAAAGCGTGATGCCTTCGAAAGCTGATTGCAATAGGGTTCTTTCTATACAAAGCTACAAAacaaacatattatttattatcgttgaatataaaaaattcaaaatataaatattctagTCTTAATGCTAGTTGATGTAATGGAATTTTACATTAGtttgttaataaataaaaaatgtgtcTCTTTgtcaatattttatacaacaaaATCGATAAgcgatttttatattttaataataataataataattaaaaaaaaaaaaaagagagagagaagtcgcTACGTGATAGCGTGGTTGTCAGTGTTATTCAATTTGATTGGGATGCAACCTAATTTACTCTTccccttttatttatttatttattattttgatgtgtACGTTTTCAGGCTTTTAGATAGATTAATGCGTCATTTACATGTCTCCATTCACTTTTCTAAAGCCATGTCCCACGTTTAGAGGACAAGTCACTTGATTGGAGCCGGAGGTCCTTCCGATTTAGGCCAGCAAGATTATTTGAGGTCCAATATAATTTCCtgcattataatattttcacatATATATCTAAAGAGCGTTACGGctattgaaaaaatagtttgaataaatttatcaaatagtgtattttatcttttttttttatatatttttttaatcatcataaacatttaaaaaaacaatttacaacattaaaaaacacttttttaatcattaaataaaacaaaaaatcattcaaGATACTATTTAAGTCTCGAATTCAGGACACAAAGTATTTCtgatatctaaaaataaaaacaaaatactatCCGGCCGCCCTCTCTACTGTCTTGGTGGTTGTCGGAGATTCCTCCACCCGGCATGCTATTGAGGGATCGATggatttaatattattaatcaaaaataaaataaaataaaataaaataaaataaagcgttagtttttctttaaagaaaatggaggatTCATTTGTCCGTCTTTCAGTTGAAAGATTTACTGAGAAGTCGCAATGGAAATATTATTAATGGTGATAACGTGATACGGAtgtcaaataaattaatataattttaaataaataaaatcttataatttaataattttatctgAGATCTTTCACTGCATGCACACGATTCTGCATAATTTGctgaataatttaatattaaataaagagtaatgttaggtataagTTTGaaatagataagtttaatataaattatttgtaaaaaagtgtgtactattaataaaaaaaaaattttttttattttttttttaagtgagatctacttttttataataatttgtatgaagtttgtctatttaaaacttatacaaaccatttttcttaaataaatggTAACTTTTTGTtgtaatgttttagattaagtatataattgggatgaaatgaattactaaaaaaattcaattataatattgaccgttatttttaaaataaaccgaATTCTTATGAGATCGTTGCGAccttaagtaaaaaaaaaaacaaatatatatatatgccaaaaaatttaattgattttttaatgtaattttatatagttattaaaaatttaggaacttcaataatataaattatttaggaagtcttttataaatgtaatgtTGGGTACAGCATTATCATGTTTAGCTGAGCTGttaaacttcattttcaatgGTTCACTTAAATTGTCGGTCTTTTCTTTATCTTGCTTCCAATAAATTTTATAGGTGGCGTtgggttttattattattattattattaaatatggGTTTggctttaaaacttaaaaagccGTTGAGGGTTTTACCTGTGTTGCACTCCGCTAGCTCTCTCACAAATTCTTGAAGTAAAAACACCGACGGCCTTGCTAAAGAAATGAATGAAGGGAAGTCTTTCTGCAGTTTTTGTAATTACAATATTTACTGCAATTTTCCGCATGAATCCGGAGAATTGTTTTTGCCCAACAATTAATACATTTCTCTGGCCTCAATTTAACACCCTTCTTCTACCCAATACTTCAATTCAtttccatttctctctctctctctctctctctctctctccacctaTACCCTCCACAATTAAATTAAGCTTTAAAGATCACCCATCGCTCTCCCTTCAtttcccttatatatatataatggcgCTTGGAGGTCCATACCCACTTCGCAAAGGCCAGGTTGATGGTGCCGGAGCTAGTCTCGATCGGTTCATAACTAGCCGGTCTCCGTCCATCCCTTCTACTCTCTCTTATAATCCTCTCCATATCAGTCTATACTCACCCTCTGCGGAAATTGGCGTTGGCACAATTGTCGTTTCGACCTCGAGGTATACCAAGGTTTTGTAGCCCTCACGTGTTAATTGGAATTCAGTTGCATGCTCTGCGTAATCAGAAACTTGTGTGGTGCAAGTTCgattaaattgattttcaagatataatttttttttcgttgttgAATGAGCTTGTTTCGTTTTGGTTAATTCTGTAGGCAGGGTGACATATATTTGCAGGAAGTACACGAAAATGAGTCGCCGAAGTGGAAGCAGTCCAAAACTAGAATTGAAGCTGAACCTCTCACCACCTAGACCCAACCCACGAGTGGAGTCGCCAAGCCGCTCGGCCACAGTGTCACCGACATCACCACCAAGCTCGTGTGTGTCAATGGAGCTCAACCAGGATGACTCTCTCCGGTACTCCAACAGCCCCGAGGCCACCTCTATGGTGCTGGTGGGGTGTCCACGCTGCCTCATGTACGTGATGCTATCCGAGGACGACCCCAAATGCCCCAAATGCAAGAGCACCGTTTTGCTGGACTTTCTTCAGGACACCACCAGCCCCAACATAAAGACAAGAAAGAGTTGAGAGTAGGCCTCCCTCTCTTATTTTCCCTATCGGAGCTAGGACTTATTTAAGCGTTTCTGCTTTTATTCTCTTTTAGTCTCTGTTCTTTTTTAATATGTCTCTCGAAGAGGCAGAGCTATTTGCGCTCCATTTTTAGCTCCATCCCATAGTTTTGAGGAAGGTTATTCCTGGTGGATGGGATCCAGAGCCCCTGCGGAAAGGTGGAGCGCGAATAGCACTAcctttatttatctttttactttGCAAATCATAGAAAATAGGAAATGGGCAATCTTTTTTGGGGTTGGGGGGGAGCATATGGTTGGGAGGGGAGAGGTGGGCTAGCTTCTGTGTTAGGAATGTCTCTGTTTCTTTCTGGGTTCAGCTTTCTTCCCTCGTTAGCAGAGGACGATGTAAACAGGTTAAACTGTAAGGGCCCAGAATcttctttatcaaaatattaggTAATATTTGCTTTTGCCTTACAGCCcccacaatttttatttttttttttcatttttctcgtGCGATacacagtaaaaaaaaatgccgCACAAATGTTTTTCAGAGATGAAAGTGAAAGATCTGCGTCTTTTGCCTGAAGAAAAGATAGGCTAAACTCTGTGATGTGCAGTAGATTTTCTGGTACACTGGTGGTACCTCTAAAAAGTTGTAAGCAGGTAGACAAAGAAGAACGGTATGTCTTTGGGCCCACTGCCGTGATTGTTCCCAATCCAGATGACCTTGTGTTGCTGCTTACAAATATCTAGAGCACTGGCCCCATGGGGTCACTTGTAGGGCCCCAATCAAATAACCCAAGAGACGACCTCATggcttttttttgtcttttggaaAACGATCACGTGGTTATTAGGCAAACATTAAACTAACCAATAACCATGACCAAACGAGTTTGGCTCAGCACAAGTCATTTGGCCAGCATTGCATGTTACAATCTTTAGACAATATCAGCATCAAGTCCGGTGGTAGTTATCTGTGTCTCTGTACAGCCACAACTCAGTATAATATGGTAATGGGAGATGTTTTGTTATGTACTTGCTATCATACTCCTCTCAAGGATGAACAGCTGCTTAAAACCCCACTCTTATTTTGAGGATGTTCGGTTTCGTAGCTAAAtcgaaagaaaagagagaagaacaTGTCTCTCCTACATCAGTCGGTGGCAAAGATATCAAGTAGGCAAAATATGCCCAATTTAGGTGATAAAGAGTTTTAGTTAAGAAGCGATCTAAAAGTCCTGCCAACTAATCAACCTCTTTATGTTATATGGTGACCCTATTTACATCCTCATTATGTGGGGTCGAAAAAAGTGGGTTTTTACAGATAGGTGAGAAAGGAATGGAGGGTATTCTGGTAAATCAAGAAAGGAGAGTTGGGTTGGGGTAGTTCGAGCATTGAAAACAAGGATGGGTGGAAGGCTGTATTGGATTGAAAGACCATTAAAACCACATAAATGCAAAGAGTAATTGAGACAGTTGAGAATAATGAGGATATTACGTCAGttgataaatacaaatttaattCCACCCTTCGCCCCCCTCTCTTTGATCATCTCTTCCTTCGGTGCCTTCCTTTTCACTCCCCTTCTCACTAGACACTAAATGCTATCTTTCCTTTGGCCATCCACTATTTTTGGTAACTTCTTACTCTTTTGCATGTTCTCCATAGTccatattcatttcatcttaacgCTTTCCCTTACTCAAACAGTCAAACGCCtgcaccctctctctctctctctctctctctctgtcagATAGTTAGTGTAATAACTTTAGCATGGGGAATCTAAATGCTGATGAGATCAATCCACACTGCACACTGGCAGCATTTAACTTGAGATTGTTTCATAGATGCTCTTGCTTGATGCTGAATTATGCTTAACAAGATATAAAGGAAAGAATTTGGCCCATTTCCaaacacgagagagagagagagagagagcaatgaacaaaaaacaTACCTTCATGAACCCCTGAACTGAAATTCAAATTGAATGATTAATTGACCAACAGAAGCATATAATCTCAATACAAAGGGTCGACAAAATTTTGAGTGGTTAGAAATAAAGCCTCCTTCGCCTATTTAGGTGGTTATTTCCAATAAAATTCGATAAAGATAACAATAATAAGAAAAACTAATGAAAGCCCATCCTTGCCTACCTGCAACTGAAGAAATCCAACCATATTCTCCTCCATGTAATTAAATGAACAGGTAAGCAGAGAACGAAACCGAGCATCAGTTGTTATCCTCTAGTAACAAATTTTAAACCAATATCCTTTTACTCCCAGTTTgagaaattaacaattaattctcaggagtaacaaaaaaaagttgtttttttctGCTTAGAAAATTCAGCCACTGCTTTGCATGCCATAATTCCTCTATATAAGGCTTCGGACACATTCTTCTAAGCTTGGATGATTGCGTCAGCTTCTAAAATCAGTCAATCAACAAGCATTTAATGCAAGCATATAGAAAGAAACCAATTACTTCATTTGCTGTCGAAAACCCACTAACTACTAACTCTGAGTTTAAGGAAAGGTCACTAAACGATCTTTGACTCTATCGATGATTTGAACCATACACCGGACAGTAGGTGAGTACATCAAACAACAGAGAAACAGGTCCTTGCGTTTCTTGCAGTGTACACAAATAACACCCAAGAAATAGATTCCCATCACAACCATCATTCGTAGAACACTTCTCCAATTAAAATATTGGCAATTTGGTATGTCAAACACTTGAGGTCACGACATGCATCCACCAAGGATAAATCACTTTCGGTTAATAGATATATTATGCTTGTTGGCGAAATATGCATGCGACCAGAGCATCACCCCTAAGGTTGCACATAGAATTCCAGCATTGGAGGATGCAAGATAGTAGAAATGCATGCTCAGAGAATATATGTGACAAGAGCATCACTCTAAAGGTACCctcagaaaacaaaacaaaaaaaattccaaattttttGTCACTCCAAAGTTTTGTATTACTACTCAAAATCTAGCATACAATTAACATTATATGGAtcatttgaagaagaaaagttCATCAAAGTCATATGAGTTCCAACGTGTTGTACATGACACTAGGACCACAATCATGTAGAACACATTCTGCAAATTTACCTGTCTAAAACTTCTATTTGAAGGATCCACAAGAAATTTCGCATGTGAAACCCAAAATGGTAGAATCAACATGAAGATAGATCTCATGGTCTACAAGTACAAAAATTAACTCAGCATATCAGCAATAAAACCTTTCAAGAGTTGTCTTCACCCATTTCTCCCCATCCACTACTGCTTCTGATATACTTATCCACAATGCAAAACTCTTTATTCTGAGCAACCCGCCTGGCATAGTTCTCAATTGACATAGGGCCCTTTTTCAGCCTCCTGAAGTAAATGATCTCCCAAGGCCATAAGCTAGCAGAACCAAAGTATGCCTCGATGGATAAAtgcctttcattttctttgggGAGTTCCAGGCCATAATGCTTCAGAGCCAGGTACATCTCCTCTGACGATATGCTCGTTGAACAGCTAGTCTGGGTAATGGCAATCATTTCTGAATCTGGCTTCTTGATTGGTGGTGGCATTTGCTCCATCTCCAATACCCCAGAATTTTGAAATTCAGTTCTCTCTCCCAGTCTCTCGGGAGATAAACTCCGAGCAGTAAGAGTACCTTTATCCAAAAGCAACTCGCTTGGATTTGTAAGTTCAAATAATGACCCAGACATAATATGGTTGTCAATCTCATTCCTCTCCATATGATGGTCCTTTTCCAAATCTTCTACTTTAGAGGATGATGGTACAGTTTCATTCCCCACCATCGTTGGCTTTTCAATCCTAACATTCTTGGAGTCAGCATTACGGTCTATTAGTTGTCCTTGTTCAGCTAGAATGGCCTTGGATTCAGGAGTAGTAGCATTATGCAGAGTCTCTTTCAGATATAATGGCACCTTATTTAAAGAGGATGGTGATAGAGACAAGGATGTTGGCAAGATTGGGCTTGACCTAGTCTTATAACTTCTGAATGCAGTATACTGCGATTTAGAAGTTGACCTTGAATTAGAAGACAAGGAATCGGCTCTGGAAGATGCAGATCTCGATCTATTTGAATTTGGTGGAGACTTTGACGATTGGGAAGTCGTATGTGATCTAGATGTGCTATACTTGAAATGGTGAGAAGACGAAATTGGCTTCCGAGCTTTCTTGGCAACACTTTGTCTAAGACTTCCGTtttccctcctcctcctcttcttacCTCCATAGTCCACTTCGTGTTCCCTATCAGCTTCCTTTGTTATGGGGGAGCTTCCACCTTTTATCAACCTCCGATGGTTTCGTGAACCAGATGCTATCCTATTATCCTTCTGTCTCCTTGCTGACATATCATCCCTACTCAACTGCAGTTTTCCCCATGATCTGGATCCACATCTATCCAGCTCTCCTTTGCCTCTACCACTTTTATTGGCATCATCATCCTCCCTAAGATCGAACTTGGTCGGCTTTCTCCACGAAGAATGTTCTTTGGGACAATTATGCACTTTGTGACCAGAACCCCCACAAATGTAGCAAGTTTTCCGAGGTTTAGAATCATTGGGGGAGTTTAAAGCTGCAGCATCAATCTGTTCTTTGCCTAATTTCTCTTGAGAACTTCTTGTCGCAGGAGAACCGCCTGTATATCCTACCCTTTGGGTCTCACTTCCACCTTTGCCATCATAACCCTGGTAAGGTTCATATCGGTCAAATCCTATTCCATTTTCTACCCCATTATAGTTTGAGGGGTCAAAAGCTTTCCCACCCCATCTATCATTGTCGGCAAGGTTGGCTATGACATTTCCACCTTCATCATgcaaagtttgaaatttttccTCTGTATTATGTTTTATGATGTCTTCATTGTAGGCTGTCTCATCATCAAGCATGTCAGCAGAATGGAGCCTTCCTCCATCACTATCTGGGTGTTTAAAACCCATTTTGTAATCTCTCCAACTATTTGAACCCATTTTTCTACTGGCATAATCTCCTCCTCTTCCAGCATTCATTCCATGTTGCGACTCATATAATCGAGCACCTCTTTCATATTTTCGAAAAGGTCGAGGCTGTTTATTAGACCATGTAAGAGTCAAAGGCTCACCACAGATCTTCCTACCCTGCAGAGCCTTCAAAGCTTTCTCTGCATCTGGACGGACGTCAAATACTACGAACCCATATCCATCTTTCTTAAGCTGCACATTACAACTCCCGAACCTCCGGAAAATGTGTTCGAGTTCACCTCTCTGAGTTCGAGCTGATAGATTACCAATATACAACGACATCTGGCAAAATAATAATAGCGCAAAAAGTTACTTTTGGATAGGAAGGAAAATCAGTCATGCACCTCCattgatatatttaaaagaaaaagactatTGGATGGAACATGATCATGGCACAGGAAACTTGATGGCTAATTGCTAACAGACTACACTTTCTCCAAATGGAGAAGGTGGACCTTCTTCTATTCTTAGACACCAGTTTCAAGTACATAAAAAGTTAGAcattcaccaataaaaaaatataaaacgcGGGATACCCTAGACCAAACACTGGTACAGCTTAttagttgattttattttctcccaAGAAACATGAATCCATTACCTCAGATAAAACTTAGTTTGCCAGGAACCCAAAAGCAAATTACTTTGGCACTTATTTGTATGTGTGAGTAAACCAACAATATTCTATGGTATTGGCATAAGTGGTCCAGCCCCGCCAAGAGCGATGAATcttctaagttggaactgtcaagggcttggcaaccctcgCACAGTTCGTAGACTTTGTCATATGACAAAGGTATATAAGCCAAATATGGTGTTTTTAATGGAAACTAAATGTTGGGCAGTAGTATGCAGTCATTGAAACTGAAGTTGGGCTATAATAATGTATTAACTGTTGATGGTGTTGGTAACTCTGGGTGATTAGCTTTGTTCTGGGATGATATATTGGAGGtggatttgattaattactCTCACAGACATATTCATGTTCAAGTAATGGATATGGTGCAAGAATCCGTTTTTAGTTTGATGAATGGTGTGGTGAGAGAGCTCTTAATACTGTTTTTCCGGTTGTCTTCAGCATGGTTGGAAATCA
This window harbors:
- the LOC121265518 gene encoding serine-arginine protein 55-like: MSLYIGNLSARTQRGELEHIFRRFGSCNVQLKKDGYGFVVFDVRPDAEKALKALQGRKICGEPLTLTWSNKQPRPFRKYERGARLYESQHGMNAGRGGDYASRKMGSNSWRDYKMGFKHPDSDGGRLHSADMLDDETAYNEDIIKHNTEEKFQTLHDEGGNVIANLADNDRWGGKAFDPSNYNGVENGIGFDRYEPYQGYDGKGGSETQRVGYTGGSPATRSSQEKLGKEQIDAAALNSPNDSKPRKTCYICGGSGHKVHNCPKEHSSWRKPTKFDLREDDDANKSGRGKGELDRCGSRSWGKLQLSRDDMSARRQKDNRIASGSRNHRRLIKGGSSPITKEADREHEVDYGGKKRRRRENGSLRQSVAKKARKPISSSHHFKYSTSRSHTTSQSSKSPPNSNRSRSASSRADSLSSNSRSTSKSQYTAFRSYKTRSSPILPTSLSLSPSSLNKVPLYLKETLHNATTPESKAILAEQGQLIDRNADSKNVRIEKPTMVGNETVPSSSKVEDLEKDHHMERNEIDNHIMSGSLFELTNPSELLLDKGTLTARSLSPERLGERTEFQNSGVLEMEQMPPPIKKPDSEMIAITQTSCSTSISSEEMYLALKHYGLELPKENERHLSIEAYFGSASLWPWEIIYFRRLKKGPMSIENYARRVAQNKEFCIVDKYIRSSSGWGEMGEDNS